From the Armatimonadota bacterium genome, one window contains:
- a CDS encoding FAD-dependent oxidoreductase: MKDPDLVIVGGGVGGCAAALAACHFELRTVMTEQYDWIGGQLTSQCVPPDENPWIEELGCSLSYSEFRQRVRDHYVAHEKLTEEAESEEFLNPGGGWVSRLCHTPEIAHRVLYDLLDLYVISGQLQICTGLRPVAAKTDGDRVVSVDFIGASGKVETLRASFFIDATETGELLPITRTEYVVGAESKSDTDEPHAIDGDVEPDNVQGITWCAVIGYDKGGSHVIEKPEQYEFWRNYQPKGWPDKLLSFKAVHAQRGAAIDFPLFGNGGFNLFSYRQIVDGKKHKDRREDATVMNWPMNDYCVGSILDVPAKLVRERLEAARQLTLSMLYWLQTAAPRHDGGTGYPELRLRPDLTGTEDGLAMAPYIRESRRIKAMFTVKEQHIAAECNPRRDRAPAFEDSVGIGAYRIDLHPTTNGRPTIDLSSLPFQIPLGCLIPVRTKNLIPACKNIGTTHITNGCYRLHPVEWNVGEAAAVIVKVCRESGVSPQELGSSKPLIHEVQTQLAHLGVLTSWGDLPVHAL, translated from the coding sequence GTGAAAGACCCCGATCTAGTCATCGTAGGCGGCGGGGTCGGCGGGTGCGCCGCGGCCCTGGCGGCCTGCCACTTCGAGCTTCGCACCGTCATGACCGAGCAGTACGACTGGATCGGAGGACAGCTCACGTCGCAGTGCGTGCCGCCTGACGAGAACCCTTGGATCGAAGAGCTTGGCTGCTCTCTGTCTTACAGCGAGTTCCGCCAGCGGGTTCGCGATCATTACGTCGCCCACGAAAAACTCACCGAAGAGGCCGAGAGCGAAGAGTTTCTGAACCCCGGCGGTGGCTGGGTCAGCCGCCTGTGCCACACGCCGGAGATCGCCCATAGGGTCCTATACGACCTATTGGACTTATATGTCATATCCGGTCAGCTGCAGATCTGCACCGGGCTTCGCCCTGTCGCTGCGAAGACCGACGGAGACAGGGTCGTCAGCGTCGATTTTATTGGCGCGTCCGGAAAAGTCGAAACGCTGAGAGCGTCTTTCTTCATCGACGCGACCGAGACGGGCGAGCTCTTACCGATCACCCGCACCGAGTACGTCGTCGGTGCGGAAAGCAAGAGCGATACGGACGAGCCGCACGCGATCGACGGCGATGTGGAGCCCGACAACGTTCAGGGCATCACTTGGTGCGCCGTGATCGGTTATGACAAGGGCGGAAGCCACGTGATCGAGAAGCCCGAGCAGTACGAGTTCTGGAGAAACTATCAGCCGAAGGGCTGGCCGGACAAACTCCTCAGTTTCAAAGCCGTGCACGCCCAGCGGGGCGCTGCGATCGACTTCCCTCTCTTCGGAAACGGTGGATTCAATCTTTTTTCGTACAGACAGATCGTCGACGGTAAGAAGCACAAGGACCGCCGAGAGGACGCGACGGTGATGAACTGGCCTATGAACGACTACTGCGTCGGCTCGATCCTCGACGTGCCCGCCAAGCTTGTCAGGGAGCGCCTGGAGGCCGCGCGCCAGCTCACGCTCAGCATGCTCTACTGGCTCCAGACTGCGGCCCCCAGGCACGACGGCGGCACCGGCTACCCTGAACTCAGGCTCCGGCCCGACCTGACTGGCACGGAGGACGGCCTAGCGATGGCGCCATACATCCGCGAGTCGAGGCGGATCAAGGCGATGTTCACGGTCAAAGAGCAGCACATAGCCGCCGAATGCAACCCACGCCGTGACCGCGCTCCAGCGTTTGAGGACTCGGTCGGGATCGGCGCCTACCGCATCGACCTGCACCCCACCACGAACGGGCGGCCGACCATTGACCTCAGCAGCCTCCCATTTCAAATCCCGCTCGGCTGCCTGATCCCTGTGCGAACGAAGAACCTGATCCCAGCCTGCAAGAACATCGGCACGACTCACATCACGAACGGCTGTTACCGCCTGCACCCGGTCGAGTGGAACGTCGGAGAGGCGGCAGCGGTCATCGTCAAAGTTTGCAGGGAGAGTGGCGTCTCTCCGCAAGAACTAGGCAGCTCGAAGCCATTGATCCATGAAGTGCAAACGCAGTTGGCCCATTTAGGCGTTTTGACTTCATGGGGCGACCTTCCCGTACACGCGCTTTAG
- a CDS encoding phytanoyl-CoA dioxygenase family protein, whose protein sequence is MPNSKEQVEENGCALIKRVLNPESLTDLRSILSESIPPGKRAGTRRLLTIPKIRELAESDAILSLVRGILGRGAKPVRAILFDKRPGANWHLGYHQDRVIAVKEKLDAEGFSGWSVKEGVPHVLPPASVLEQMLTIRLHLDDCTPGNAPLRVSPGTHRLGILDKADVPALVKEHGEIVCACRAGDALLMRPLILHASSAAESPHHRRVIHIEYTGTELPHGLDWYE, encoded by the coding sequence GTGCCGAATTCGAAAGAGCAGGTCGAAGAGAACGGTTGCGCGCTCATAAAACGCGTACTAAACCCGGAATCTCTCACCGACCTTCGATCTATTCTGTCAGAATCGATCCCGCCAGGCAAACGTGCCGGAACGCGACGTCTGCTCACGATCCCAAAGATTAGAGAGCTCGCTGAAAGCGATGCAATCCTGAGTTTAGTGCGGGGAATCTTGGGCAGAGGCGCCAAGCCTGTTCGTGCAATTCTGTTCGACAAGCGGCCAGGGGCGAACTGGCATCTTGGCTACCACCAGGACCGCGTGATCGCGGTCAAGGAGAAACTGGACGCCGAAGGCTTTAGCGGCTGGTCTGTGAAAGAAGGAGTGCCGCACGTTCTACCACCGGCATCAGTTCTGGAACAAATGCTGACGATCCGCCTGCACCTCGACGACTGCACGCCCGGGAACGCGCCGCTCCGCGTTTCGCCCGGTACGCACCGACTTGGCATACTCGACAAAGCCGATGTGCCGGCGCTCGTCAAAGAGCACGGCGAGATCGTCTGCGCCTGCCGCGCGGGCGACGCGCTGCTCATGCGCCCGTTGATTCTCCATGCGTCTTCCGCTGCGGAGTCGCCGCACCACAGGCGCGTGATTCATATCGAATACACAGGCACCGAATTGCCGCATGGTCTGGACTGGTATGAGTAG
- a CDS encoding rod shape-determining protein MreC translates to MPVARRATASMQATHDFWQGFRNARSLREKNSQLAEALKAAEQDLSENDALRRELDDLKRALGLEAPGDREKIFAPIIGYAPYENRITLGRGRNHGVEAHQPIITADGLVGVIQTVDDDTSQALLITSPALVIGGLVLGDSNVAALVRGATTHRLVLTILDDLEVHTGEIVVTNGYSKYTPRGIPIGVIVEVRHNPEFGERRAYVLPHVSISDYSEVIILK, encoded by the coding sequence ATGCCAGTCGCGAGAAGAGCGACTGCATCGATGCAGGCGACGCACGATTTTTGGCAGGGCTTTAGGAACGCTCGCTCGCTGCGAGAGAAGAACAGCCAGTTGGCGGAGGCCCTGAAGGCGGCAGAGCAGGACCTCTCTGAAAACGACGCGCTCAGGCGCGAGTTGGACGATCTCAAGCGTGCACTTGGATTAGAAGCGCCCGGCGACCGCGAGAAGATCTTCGCGCCGATCATCGGCTATGCACCTTACGAAAACAGGATTACGCTAGGCCGCGGGAGGAATCACGGAGTAGAGGCGCATCAGCCGATCATCACTGCAGACGGATTGGTCGGCGTAATTCAGACGGTCGATGACGACACGTCGCAGGCGCTCTTGATCACATCTCCCGCCTTGGTCATCGGCGGGCTCGTGCTGGGCGACAGCAACGTCGCCGCGTTGGTGCGAGGAGCAACGACGCACAGATTGGTCCTCACGATTCTAGATGACCTGGAAGTCCACACCGGAGAAATCGTCGTGACGAACGGGTACTCGAAATACACACCGCGCGGCATCCCGATCGGGGTTATCGTCGAAGTGCGGCACAATCCGGAATTCGGCGAGCGGCGCGCGTACGTGCTGCCCCACGTCTCAATCTCGGATTACAGCGAGGTGATCATCCTCAAGTGA
- a CDS encoding Glu/Leu/Phe/Val dehydrogenase, producing MNEGKRVLAMAEEQLAVAAKYLDLDEGLQMVLTKPKRQVAVNFPVVMDNGEVQVFEGFRVQHNASRGPTKGGLRYHPDVNMHETTALAMWMTWKCAVVNIPYGGAKGGVRVNVKRLSRREVEKLTRRFVTEITSVIGERSDIPAPDIGTDATVMSWIMDTLSMHAGYTVPGVVTGKPIELGGSEGRVEATGRGVIVTAEEACKLMNLDISNARIAVQGFGNVGSVAARLAHDLGAKIVAISDTKGGIYDPDGLPIHKLYHKYGGFDGGIHKFKECDNITNEELLELDCDILIPAAISRQLHSENADKIKARLVVEGANGPTTPEADRILRDKGVLVIPDILANAGGVVTSYFEWVQDLQNFFWEESQVNDRLSKIMQQAFAAVHQTMQAHKTDMRTAAMIIGVKRVADATVMRGIYP from the coding sequence ATGAATGAAGGCAAACGTGTGCTAGCAATGGCCGAAGAGCAGTTGGCCGTCGCCGCGAAGTACCTTGACCTCGACGAGGGGTTGCAAATGGTACTCACAAAACCGAAACGGCAGGTCGCCGTCAACTTTCCGGTGGTGATGGACAACGGTGAAGTCCAAGTCTTTGAGGGATTCCGCGTTCAACACAACGCTAGTAGAGGCCCGACGAAGGGCGGTCTACGCTACCATCCCGACGTCAATATGCACGAAACGACCGCGCTCGCGATGTGGATGACCTGGAAGTGTGCTGTAGTCAACATCCCCTACGGCGGCGCGAAGGGCGGCGTCAGGGTTAACGTCAAGCGCCTGAGTCGCCGAGAGGTAGAGAAGCTCACGCGCCGATTCGTCACGGAGATCACGAGCGTAATCGGAGAGAGAAGTGATATCCCTGCTCCAGACATCGGAACCGACGCAACCGTCATGTCGTGGATCATGGACACGTTGTCCATGCACGCTGGATACACTGTTCCCGGTGTCGTGACCGGGAAACCGATCGAGCTCGGTGGTTCAGAGGGTCGTGTAGAGGCCACGGGACGCGGCGTAATCGTCACCGCTGAAGAGGCTTGCAAGCTGATGAACCTCGATATATCCAACGCACGTATCGCCGTGCAGGGCTTCGGAAACGTTGGCTCGGTCGCTGCACGACTGGCCCACGACCTGGGCGCAAAAATCGTCGCCATTTCTGATACGAAGGGCGGCATTTACGATCCCGACGGCCTGCCGATTCACAAGCTCTACCATAAGTACGGCGGCTTCGACGGCGGCATTCACAAATTCAAGGAGTGTGACAACATCACCAATGAGGAACTGTTGGAGTTGGACTGCGATATCTTGATACCTGCGGCTATCTCTCGACAGCTTCACAGCGAAAATGCCGATAAGATCAAGGCCCGGCTGGTCGTAGAAGGCGCAAACGGCCCGACGACGCCAGAGGCGGACAGAATCCTGCGGGACAAAGGCGTGCTCGTGATCCCGGATATCTTGGCCAACGCTGGCGGCGTCGTCACCAGTTACTTCGAGTGGGTGCAAGACCTTCAGAACTTCTTCTGGGAAGAGTCCCAGGTCAACGACCGGCTGTCGAAGATCATGCAACAGGCGTTCGCTGCGGTGCACCAAACGATGCAGGCGCATAAGACCGATATGAGAACGGCCGCAATGATCATCGGAGTCAAGCGCGTTGCAGACGCGACCGTGATGAGGGGCATATACCCCTAG
- a CDS encoding aminoglycoside phosphotransferase family protein, giving the protein MPQPFSLQMLQAFAEKHELSGEVRYIGSGYVNWVYAVGDNVIVRATKQDMDPEDSYTEAVAVPAARVAGLRTPELLVFDDDRDAIDSVVTVYERADGVALGSLRVDQSELPSLYREFGREVGRLHSRVKEVDDPNGWLDEQYDYKLQQEIDKAFDMNKLETVSYDWLCKWAQKLEPATQSGFDKKFIHNDMHAANTMVLTDPLRLSAIIDWRDACWGDPAQDIVKTPVWAAPWSIEGYREEGGIVDELFVGRVIVQNIGIAMDSLTGGWEDVGNTPWEPMSSSFFINLVRLMAMDLPDEWRPWMPDAPI; this is encoded by the coding sequence GTGCCCCAACCGTTCTCGCTACAGATGTTGCAGGCGTTCGCCGAGAAGCACGAGCTTTCGGGCGAGGTGCGCTACATCGGCTCTGGATACGTCAACTGGGTCTACGCGGTCGGCGACAACGTGATCGTACGCGCGACGAAGCAGGACATGGATCCCGAGGACTCTTACACGGAGGCCGTCGCGGTGCCTGCTGCGCGTGTGGCTGGACTGCGAACTCCAGAGCTCCTGGTCTTCGACGACGACCGCGATGCGATCGACTCGGTCGTCACTGTCTACGAAAGGGCGGACGGTGTTGCGCTCGGCTCGCTAAGGGTCGACCAGTCGGAGCTGCCATCACTCTATCGCGAGTTCGGTCGCGAAGTCGGTCGGTTGCACTCTCGCGTGAAAGAAGTCGACGACCCGAACGGCTGGCTCGACGAGCAGTACGACTATAAGCTCCAACAGGAGATCGACAAGGCGTTCGATATGAACAAGCTGGAAACGGTCAGCTACGACTGGTTGTGCAAATGGGCACAGAAGCTAGAACCCGCTACTCAGTCTGGCTTTGATAAGAAGTTCATCCACAACGATATGCACGCAGCGAACACCATGGTGCTGACAGATCCGCTTCGCTTGTCTGCGATCATCGACTGGCGCGACGCTTGTTGGGGCGACCCCGCGCAGGACATCGTCAAGACGCCCGTCTGGGCCGCGCCGTGGTCGATCGAGGGGTATCGGGAAGAAGGCGGGATCGTCGATGAGCTTTTCGTCGGTCGGGTGATTGTGCAGAACATCGGCATCGCAATGGATTCCCTAACCGGCGGTTGGGAAGATGTTGGGAACACGCCCTGGGAACCGATGTCCTCGAGCTTCTTCATCAACCTCGTACGCTTGATGGCGATGGATCTGCCTGACGAGTGGCGGCCGTGGATGCCGGACGCACCGATCTAA
- the mreD gene encoding rod shape-determining protein MreD, with protein sequence MKVVAPWLALALLFWLAAGVQHGAATRLAVFGANPDFLLVVAFCSSILTRPAASAGLGFLAGVLQGAMAGAHLAHHVISRALTCFFIGYESRLEFGVKVEFAALTVAIGTVVSRVLLAILAPPPEIWPFLRATIGTAIYNGVLAVPTYLLVRRLFKHQVKSRI encoded by the coding sequence GTGAAGGTCGTCGCGCCTTGGCTCGCGCTCGCGCTTCTGTTCTGGCTAGCGGCAGGGGTTCAGCACGGGGCGGCGACAAGGCTCGCGGTTTTCGGCGCCAATCCGGATTTTCTGCTGGTCGTGGCTTTTTGCAGCTCGATACTGACGAGGCCCGCCGCTTCTGCCGGACTCGGGTTCTTGGCCGGGGTGCTGCAAGGCGCCATGGCTGGTGCGCACCTCGCGCACCACGTCATTTCGCGGGCTCTCACATGCTTCTTCATCGGGTACGAAAGCAGACTCGAATTCGGCGTCAAAGTCGAGTTCGCTGCGCTGACCGTGGCGATCGGCACGGTCGTATCGCGCGTTCTTCTCGCGATCTTGGCCCCACCCCCTGAAATTTGGCCGTTTCTGCGAGCTACAATTGGCACGGCTATTTACAACGGGGTTCTAGCGGTGCCGACGTATCTGCTAGTCCGCCGGTTATTCAAGCATCAGGTGAAATCACGTATATGA
- the metF gene encoding methylenetetrahydrofolate reductase [NAD(P)H], translated as MRIHSMLESGSPLFSFEYFPPKTAKGERKLFDTIRAMKSLKPAFVSITCGAAGTTRARTVEWAERIKNDIGLQVLVHLTCLGMTRHELVDAIRAVRSAGLSNILALRGDPAQDGSEFGHPEGGCKYAIDLIQIIRDVYPEACVVGACYPEGHVEEADKQLDLDRLKAKCDTGLDVLITQLFFENRHYFEFVSRARDAGIQQQIIPGIMPVTNLKQIEKFTRMCGATIPPELLTKLEACGDDSEAVLAVGVEHATVQCRDLIDRGAPGLHFYTLNKSPATRMIVENLK; from the coding sequence ATGAGGATTCACTCGATGCTGGAGAGCGGTTCCCCGCTGTTCTCGTTCGAGTACTTTCCACCGAAAACAGCGAAAGGTGAGCGGAAACTTTTCGATACGATTCGGGCGATGAAGTCGCTCAAGCCCGCGTTCGTGTCGATCACGTGCGGCGCGGCAGGAACAACTCGAGCCCGCACCGTCGAATGGGCTGAGCGCATCAAGAACGACATCGGGCTGCAGGTTCTTGTACACCTTACTTGCCTGGGAATGACGCGTCATGAACTCGTAGATGCGATCCGCGCGGTTCGATCGGCCGGACTTTCGAACATCCTCGCCCTGCGCGGCGATCCGGCACAGGACGGAAGCGAGTTCGGCCATCCCGAGGGTGGCTGCAAGTACGCGATCGACCTCATTCAGATCATACGAGACGTATATCCGGAGGCTTGCGTCGTTGGAGCCTGCTACCCCGAGGGACACGTTGAGGAGGCCGATAAGCAGCTCGATCTCGACCGGCTCAAAGCGAAGTGCGACACGGGCCTCGACGTGCTCATAACGCAGTTGTTTTTCGAGAATCGGCACTACTTCGAGTTCGTGTCGCGTGCGCGAGACGCCGGAATCCAGCAGCAGATCATCCCAGGGATCATGCCTGTCACAAATCTGAAGCAGATCGAGAAATTCACGCGGATGTGCGGCGCTACGATCCCTCCCGAGCTGCTAACTAAACTCGAAGCGTGCGGCGATGACTCAGAGGCTGTGCTGGCCGTCGGAGTCGAGCACGCCACCGTGCAGTGCCGAGATCTGATCGACCGGGGTGCTCCGGGCCTGCACTTTTATACACTGAACAAGTCGCCTGCAACGCGCATGATCGTGGAGAACCTCAAGTAA
- a CDS encoding UDP-3-O-acyl-N-acetylglucosamine deacetylase: MNFRRKTLTHPAVFEGLGLHSGEPVTVEIKAGEHGLAFTHNGERFESIPENVTDTARCTKLGTISTIEHLMSAFAAHGVTDAEVMVSGGELPALDGASKAYFDGISAAGLTVLGERSVAGPSETIVHEEDDVRVEVSSGSGVWRFEFECGDRWPHSQHFEISLGARAYAEEVAPARTFAFEDEMEMVREAGLGQGLDETTAFLIGSYGYVNETKFEDEPVRHKMLDLIGDLYLSGVPVELLNVVALRSGHTANVAVAQKLRDAVVFSD, from the coding sequence ATGAACTTTAGGCGTAAAACTTTAACACATCCTGCGGTTTTCGAGGGGTTGGGCTTGCACAGCGGCGAACCCGTCACAGTGGAAATCAAGGCTGGCGAGCACGGCCTCGCCTTCACTCACAACGGCGAGCGGTTCGAGTCGATACCGGAAAACGTGACCGATACCGCGCGTTGCACCAAGCTGGGAACGATCTCCACTATCGAGCATCTCATGAGCGCCTTCGCCGCTCACGGCGTAACGGACGCCGAGGTGATGGTGAGCGGCGGCGAGTTGCCCGCGCTGGACGGAGCGAGCAAGGCGTACTTCGACGGGATCAGCGCGGCTGGCCTCACGGTTCTCGGTGAGCGGTCTGTCGCCGGGCCGAGCGAAACAATCGTTCACGAAGAGGATGACGTCCGTGTCGAAGTGTCGAGCGGATCAGGGGTTTGGCGATTCGAATTCGAGTGCGGAGACCGTTGGCCGCACAGCCAGCACTTTGAGATCTCCTTGGGTGCTCGCGCGTATGCGGAGGAGGTCGCGCCCGCGCGCACTTTCGCGTTCGAAGACGAGATGGAGATGGTGCGCGAGGCAGGGCTTGGACAGGGGCTCGATGAGACGACGGCATTTCTGATCGGCTCATACGGCTATGTGAACGAGACAAAGTTCGAGGATGAGCCCGTGCGGCACAAGATGCTCGACCTGATCGGCGACCTGTATCTATCTGGCGTTCCGGTCGAGCTGCTCAACGTCGTGGCGTTGCGGAGCGGTCACACAGCGAACGTCGCCGTTGCGCAGAAGTTGCGCGACGCGGTCGTTTTTAGCGACTAA
- a CDS encoding alanine--tRNA ligase — MNARELRKTYLAFFKSKGHDEHPSGSLVPYDVTGRLDESLLFTGAGMVQFKPYFLGVAEPPGKRLMNVQKCMRTGDIDEVGNLNHLTFFEMLGNFSFGDYYKKDAIAYSWEFMTSPEWLALDPARLCFTVFETDDEAWDLWAGHLKSAGLDPSKRVFRLGEEKNYWPAGAFSSGPPGPCGPNTEMFYWVPNDEPPPSGSYGLQEFLHDEKAGSWLEIWNDVFISYNWQGSLRDPSRPDKGYEKTGLPDLPFQSVDTGMGLERTACVLGGFSSVYETDVFTPIIAAIEAITPSPLGEGRGGGVRYGTNPQNDVAIRIIADHLRAASFCIVEGVLPSNTGRGYVLRRLIRRAVLKGVRVLGFDELFLHRCYEGVVSALGEHYQELNERKAVVVETLKNEEEQFRRTLSDGRERFRIALGTRVCDVISSWGRLIDEYDKMPEPSDKRLIQMMNALGSDRAEDYQLVDAYRELQAVWGEVKEPTDFKAIVDAVREDLGTKFLPPAGRKFLHSLDELSFSGHEAFNLHSTYGFPVEVTDELCREAGISVDMDSYYMAIDLDREMSRSGSGMDTVYGGIENGEALTDQATEFVGFRTCGAGGSVLAVREISDDRLAIAFDVTPFYAKAGGQVSDTGQIHVNDEFLDVFDVRLDDHVIVHMTSSHSAPQKLVGATAELYVNHDRRNAITRNHTATHLVHAALRKVLGDHVTQAGSLVDEKHLRFDFTHGKAITDDEIAEVEQIVNEEVMKAQLVKTYDDLPLQEARDMGAMALFGEKYADRVRVVQIGDMPPAEKSFSRELCGGIHVKNTGEIGMFKIVSEASAASGVRRIEAVTGHGALAWANQQRETVEQAARLLKSQPAELLTSVEKTLQSLKEEKLKRQRLAQQGAGSKEQVEQIGSVQLAVEKLEEADPKDAQLVADRLIDGKPDRVALVVLVSGGKLTFVCKVGEQAKDAGAHAGNLIREVANVAGGSGGGRSDFATAGGKDASKIDEAIAKGREVLAEQVGM, encoded by the coding sequence ATGAACGCCCGCGAACTGCGCAAAACGTACCTCGCGTTCTTCAAGTCGAAGGGCCACGACGAGCACCCCTCGGGGAGCCTCGTGCCGTACGACGTGACCGGCCGCTTAGACGAGTCGCTGCTGTTCACCGGCGCGGGCATGGTGCAGTTCAAGCCGTACTTCCTCGGCGTCGCTGAGCCGCCGGGCAAGCGCCTGATGAACGTGCAGAAGTGCATGCGGACCGGCGACATCGACGAGGTCGGCAACCTCAACCACCTGACGTTCTTCGAGATGCTCGGCAACTTCTCGTTCGGCGACTATTACAAGAAGGACGCGATCGCCTACTCGTGGGAGTTCATGACCTCTCCGGAGTGGCTTGCGCTTGATCCTGCTCGTCTCTGTTTCACGGTTTTCGAGACCGACGACGAGGCATGGGACCTGTGGGCGGGGCACTTGAAGTCTGCCGGCCTTGATCCTTCCAAGCGTGTTTTCCGGCTCGGCGAGGAGAAGAACTACTGGCCGGCCGGGGCGTTCTCCTCTGGCCCTCCGGGGCCGTGCGGGCCGAACACGGAGATGTTCTACTGGGTGCCAAACGACGAGCCGCCGCCGTCGGGGTCGTACGGTCTCCAAGAGTTTCTGCATGACGAAAAGGCCGGCAGTTGGCTGGAGATCTGGAACGACGTCTTCATCTCTTATAACTGGCAGGGCTCGTTGCGCGATCCCTCTCGTCCCGACAAGGGGTACGAGAAGACCGGGCTGCCCGATCTGCCTTTTCAATCGGTGGACACCGGAATGGGGCTTGAAAGGACGGCTTGCGTTCTAGGCGGGTTCTCGTCTGTGTACGAGACCGACGTTTTCACGCCGATCATCGCCGCGATCGAGGCCATAACCCCCTCTCCCTTGGGGGAGGGTAGGGGAGGGGGTGTTCGGTACGGCACGAATCCCCAAAACGACGTCGCCATCCGTATCATCGCTGACCACCTCCGAGCGGCTTCTTTTTGTATCGTCGAAGGTGTGCTCCCCTCGAACACCGGGCGCGGCTACGTCCTACGCCGCCTGATCCGACGGGCGGTGTTGAAAGGGGTGCGCGTTCTCGGCTTCGATGAGCTGTTTTTGCACCGCTGTTACGAGGGGGTGGTGTCGGCTTTGGGCGAGCACTACCAAGAGCTGAACGAGCGCAAGGCAGTCGTCGTCGAAACGCTGAAAAACGAAGAGGAGCAGTTCCGCCGGACGCTGAGTGACGGTCGAGAGAGGTTCCGAATCGCTCTTGGAACTAGAGTTTGTGATGTGATTTCAAGCTGGGGTCGTCTCATCGACGAGTACGACAAGATGCCCGAACCATCGGACAAAAGGCTTATTCAAATGATGAATGCGCTCGGCTCGGATCGGGCGGAAGACTATCAGTTAGTTGACGCCTATCGCGAGTTGCAGGCAGTCTGGGGTGAGGTCAAGGAACCGACGGATTTCAAGGCAATTGTAGATGCCGTTCGAGAAGATCTGGGCACCAAGTTCCTCCCGCCAGCAGGAAGAAAGTTCTTGCATTCGCTGGACGAACTCTCATTTTCTGGACATGAGGCCTTCAACCTCCATAGCACCTACGGGTTTCCGGTCGAGGTCACGGACGAATTGTGCAGAGAGGCCGGCATATCAGTCGATATGGACTCCTATTACATGGCAATCGATTTGGATCGGGAAATGTCGAGGTCTGGCTCGGGGATGGACACGGTCTACGGAGGTATCGAGAACGGCGAAGCGTTGACTGATCAGGCTACCGAATTCGTCGGCTTCCGGACTTGCGGCGCTGGAGGATCAGTTCTCGCAGTACGGGAGATCTCGGATGATCGCTTGGCAATAGCGTTCGACGTAACGCCGTTCTATGCAAAAGCTGGCGGCCAGGTTTCAGACACGGGGCAAATACATGTGAACGATGAGTTCCTGGACGTCTTCGATGTTAGGCTAGACGACCACGTAATCGTACACATGACATCCAGTCATTCAGCGCCTCAAAAGCTGGTCGGCGCAACTGCCGAATTGTATGTTAACCATGACCGTCGCAACGCGATCACGCGCAACCACACGGCGACGCACCTCGTGCACGCGGCTCTGCGGAAAGTTCTTGGCGACCACGTCACACAGGCCGGTTCGCTCGTCGACGAGAAGCACCTGCGCTTCGATTTCACGCACGGTAAAGCGATAACCGACGACGAGATCGCAGAGGTCGAGCAGATCGTCAACGAAGAGGTGATGAAAGCCCAGCTCGTTAAGACCTACGATGATCTTCCCCTGCAAGAAGCTAGAGACATGGGCGCGATGGCGCTGTTCGGCGAGAAGTACGCCGACCGCGTGCGTGTCGTGCAGATCGGAGACATGCCGCCGGCCGAAAAGAGTTTCAGCCGTGAGTTGTGCGGCGGCATCCACGTGAAGAACACCGGCGAGATCGGGATGTTCAAAATCGTTAGTGAGGCGTCCGCTGCAAGCGGTGTGCGCCGCATCGAGGCGGTCACCGGACACGGCGCGCTCGCATGGGCAAACCAGCAGCGGGAAACGGTCGAACAAGCCGCCAGACTGCTCAAATCACAGCCAGCGGAGTTACTCACATCTGTGGAAAAGACGTTACAGAGCCTCAAAGAGGAGAAGCTCAAGAGGCAGCGCCTGGCCCAGCAGGGTGCTGGCTCCAAAGAGCAGGTCGAACAGATTGGATCTGTACAGCTTGCGGTTGAAAAGTTAGAAGAAGCCGATCCGAAAGACGCCCAACTGGTTGCCGACCGGCTCATCGATGGGAAGCCGGATCGCGTCGCTTTGGTCGTGTTGGTATCAGGTGGAAAACTTACGTTCGTCTGCAAGGTCGGCGAGCAGGCGAAAGACGCCGGAGCCCACGCAGGAAACCTGATCCGCGAGGTCGCCAACGTAGCTGGCGGCAGCGGCGGTGGCCGCTCCGACTTCGCCACCGCTGGCGGCAAGGACGCCAGCAAGATCGACGAGGCTATCGCAAAAGGACGCGAGGTTTTGGCCGAGCAGGTCGGTATGTAG
- a CDS encoding TlpA family protein disulfide reductase encodes MYAKYKDKGLNVIAVNTQDSSSAIRQFRKDFKLTMPLLLGSGDPRSVPKQYGIIVTPTNYVLDKNGKVVAQIIGYDEEAMLEALKKLGIK; translated from the coding sequence CTGTACGCTAAGTACAAGGACAAGGGCCTCAACGTCATTGCTGTGAACACACAAGACTCTAGCAGCGCCATTCGACAGTTCCGCAAGGATTTCAAGCTGACTATGCCGCTCCTGCTAGGCAGCGGCGATCCTAGGAGCGTGCCCAAGCAGTACGGGATCATCGTCACTCCGACGAACTACGTCTTGGACAAGAACGGCAAGGTTGTCGCCCAGATCATTGGATACGACGAAGAAGCCATGCTCGAGGCGCTGAAGAAGCTAGGCATCAAATAG